The Hordeum vulgare subsp. vulgare chromosome 7H, MorexV3_pseudomolecules_assembly, whole genome shotgun sequence DNA window GACACTTCTATGATGGCAGATCGATGGCGGGTTTTTAGAATTCCTTAAAGACTTCATCAAGCCATGGACCGTGAAGCACATACAACTAAACAAAAATGTTTGTCTTAGACAATCACAGATCTATGACTCGAAACCTTGTAGGTCAAGTAATTTGGTCATAGATACATATATCCAGTGGCATTGCATATGAATAGCTTTGCCTTCCATCAAAGACCATTGAGAAGAGCTCACGCCATTCCATTAATTACGATACAATACAACAAGCATCATATTATTACTTCAATATCGGATTATATATAAGAACAATAATAGTATACCACAGCTTATTCCATGGGGCATACTGTTACATGCATGAATCGTCATATACTGTTCATGAGCATGCGTTACCCCATTATGTTTGTCAAACAACATGCATGCTTGAAGAAATCAAGACATATATATATAGCTACTAGTAGGGTCTCTGTCCGCCGATATTGCCCCGTGGGCTGTAGTTGCATATGATGAACACACCGGCGTTGTTGTCGCAGACGACGCGCGCGCAGCCGATGGACGTGGAGGAGCTCCAAACCACCTGCGTGTAGTGGCCGCAAACCTTCCCCAACGCGCAGGTGTTGGTGGCATAGTTATAGTACTGCTTCTCGTCGGTCCACATGGTCACGGCGCTCGACGCCGTCCAGGTGGTGCCGGAGCCCCAGAAGAGGTTCTCCCCGTACGTCCCGTTGGAGTGCGCCAGGTTGCAGCTGGCTTTGCGCGAGTTGGCGTAGCTCTGCGCGTATGCCGCCACCGTGGTGTCCCACGTCACCGGCCCGGCGCCGACGACCAGGCGCGCAGTGTTGTGGAGGCTCACGAAGTCCGCCGGGGCGTTCTGGGCCGCGCACGGCGAGCTGTTGGCGGCTGCCATGGCGAAGGCGAGGACCAAGGACCAGGCTAGCTTGGAAGAATAGTAGGACTCCATGGCTAATCAATAAAAATGCTTTGCACAAGATGGTGTGTGTGATTAGGTAGGTAGCTAGGTTGTGATGCCACTGTTAGATGTGGCTAGTGGTATTTATAGAGCTAGAAAACTAGCTCTCGACGCCAACATGAATTCTTAaagcttttttctttttttgataaACTAGTGGTCTTTCGAACGCCCCTTATTCTTAtccttcaatgttgctttgtaatTCATGCTATACAACTGACTTGCAACATCAGAtttttacttttttttctttcaaaaagaCAACATATGAACTTTAAACTTTGTAAGACATCCAAACATTCTAACTACAATGTGGAGAAAAAACGTTCAGATTTTTTGGTCCAACATAAATATACAAAATTATAATTTTTTGACAAAAAAATGTATTTTTTAGTATTTATGTTGCATGAAAAAATCCAAAAGTTTTATCTCACATTCTAGTTAGAATATTTTGTTGTCATGCCAACTTTGAAGTTCATATGTTATTTTATACGaaagaaacaaataaaaagaaaagtgtTTG harbors:
- the LOC123407424 gene encoding pathogenesis-related protein PRB1-2-like codes for the protein MESYYSSKLAWSLVLAFAMAAANSSPCAAQNAPADFVSLHNTARLVVGAGPVTWDTTVAAYAQSYANSRKASCNLAHSNGTYGENLFWGSGTTWTASSAVTMWTDEKQYYNYATNTCALGKVCGHYTQVVWSSSTSIGCARVVCDNNAGVFIICNYSPRGNIGGQRPY